In Arachis stenosperma cultivar V10309 chromosome 1, arast.V10309.gnm1.PFL2, whole genome shotgun sequence, one DNA window encodes the following:
- the LOC130975323 gene encoding putative disease resistance protein RGA1 translates to MRKFAHLQGKLCISKLENVIDPSDACQANLKEKKQIEELSLEWSHSILEDSHQVVLLEHLQPSTNLKKLTVKCYGGTCFPNWLGDSSFGNIVRLWIHDCRHCSLLPPLGRLHSLKELFISGMRSVKTIGFEFYGSNSPSFQPFPSLETLIFVWMEEWEEWNMIDGITTEFPRLSKLHLVSCPKLKGNLPTNLPCLIELFVQDCCLLESEFSGEVDNGNIMRPLNVFNFNSLQQLSLHRIPSLTSFPSNGLPKALKSLCLQECENLEFPSHEFLHGCKALEYLDIRRSCCSLTSFPLGSLPVLKRLWLLNCKKLKSISILEEEAARQSLIFLEDLQVYECPELESISLLDFSLPNLSSFQVERCDKINSLPETISNLTGLQTLCISQLPSLESIGEEGLPINLRTLAVGKEGVYSNTDITKWGLDRLTSLSILSIQGDYLVKKLMEIQVPLLPNSLQNLIIWSAREIQHLDGKWLQHLTSLKSLHFDKCDKLNSLPKEGLPSSISYLRMRRCPMLKESCQRNRGEEWPKIAHISCIIYEYKFSTHYLWSQ, encoded by the coding sequence ATGAGAAAATTTGCCCATTTACAAGGTAAACTCTGCATCTCAAAACTAGAAAATGTTATTGATCCGTCTGATGCTTGTCAAGCCAATTTGAAGGAGAAAAAGCAAATTGAGGAGTTATCATTGGAATGGAGTCATTCCATTTTGGAAGACTCCCATCAAGTTGTACTACTTGAACATCTGCAGCCCTCAACAAATTTGAAGAAATTGACTGTTAAATGCTATGGTGGAACTTGTTTCCCAAATTGGTTGGGTGATTCCTCATTTGGCAACATAGTGAGATTGTGGATTCATGATTGTCGTCATTGTTCTTTACTGCCGCCTCTTGGACGACTACATAGTCTAAAAGAACTATTCATTTCAGGTATGAGATCAGTGAAGACTATTGGGTTTGAATTTTATGGAAGTAATTCCCCTTCATTCCAACCGTTTCCCTCCTTGGAGACTTTGATATTTGTGTGGATGGAAGAGTGGGAGGAATGGAACATGATAGATGGTATAACTACCGAGTTTCCCCGTCTATCAAAGCTACATCTGGTTAGCTGTCCGAAGCTGAAAGGAAATTTACCCACCAATCTTCCTTGCTTAATTGAACTATTTGTACAGGACTGTTGTCTACTTGAATCAGAGTTTTCAGGAGAAGTGGATAACGGAAACATAATGAGACCATTGAATGTATTCAATTTTAACTCTCTTCAACAATTATCTCTCCATCGAATTCCTTCTCTGACGTCCTTCCCGAGCAATGGTCTACCCAAAGCGTTAAAGTCACTTTGTCTCCAAGAGTGTGAGAACCTTGAATTCCCAAGTCATGAGTTCCTTCATGGTTGCAAGGCACTTGAGTATCTGGACATAAGGAGAAGCTGTTGCTCGCTGACGTCATTTCCCTTAGGTTCTCTCCCTGTGCTCAAGCGTCTTTGGCTTCTTAACTGTAAAAAATTGaaatcaatttcaattttggaagaagaagcagcacGCCAGTCTCTCATATTTCTTGAAGATCTCCAAGTATATGAGTGTCCTGAACTGGAGTCGATTTCCCTACTCGATTTTTCCCTTCCTAACCTGAGTTCATTTCAGGTAGAGAGATGCGACAAGATTAATTCATTACCAGAAACAATTAGTAATCTCACTGGCCTCCAAACATTATGTATTAGTCAGCTTCCGAGTTTGGAATCCATTGGAGAAGAAGGTTTGCCTATCAATTTAAGGACACTAGCTGTGGGCAAGGAAGGGGTTTACAGCAATACAGATATCACCAAGTGGGGCTTGGACCGACTCACTTCTCTTTCAATCTTGAGTATTCAAGGTGACTATCTGGTTAAGAAGCTGATGGAAATACAAGTGCCCCTGTTGCCCAATTCTCTTCAGAACCTAATCATATGGAGTGCACGTGAAATACAACATTTGGATGGGAAGTGGCTTCAGCATCTCACCTCTCTCAAAAGCCTTCATTTTGATAAGTGTGACAAGTTGAACTCATTGCCAAAAGAAGGGTTGCCTTCCTCAATTTCATATCTAAGAATGAGAAGATGCCCAATGTTGAAAGAAAGTTGCCAGAGAAACAGAGGGGAAGAGTGGCCTAAGATTGCTCACATCTCATGCATAATTTATGAATATAAATTCTCAACCCATTATTTATGGTCACAATGA